In Halorubrum sp. PV6, a single window of DNA contains:
- a CDS encoding ABC transporter substrate-binding protein translates to MSSRDTNVSRRKFLGAAGGAAVTVGLAGCSGNGGDGSDGSDGSDGSDGSDGSDGSDGSDGGETTLLRYGRGSHSPTLDFQNSTSGEVAKVTEQIYDTLINFEPGASTLTDGLASDYSLDGQTATLTLKEGVTFHNGEEFTAQDFVATYRRFVDSEYEYYGGDDYVSAYGPFTLGSWIDEIQTEGDYELTIQLTQTYAPFLRNLAMFAAAVHSEAAIEEYGTDLSENAVGTGPFQLDTLDDTNEQVRLSAYDDYWGEGPEIDEAVFVTVGENSTRAQSLASGELDIIDGIGAQSSQQVDGADGVELVRTEGINIGYMAFNIAAVEPFQDRRVRQAVSHAINTEAIVNQIYSGFATQASQPLPPNVMGHNDDIDPYPYDLEKAQSLLEEAGYGDGFSFELATFQNPRGYNPSPIQTAETVASNLGEVGIEVEINQQSFSPFLEYTAQGRHDACFLGWYTDNADPDNFAYVLLHPQVDDSELTEGQDWVSFDTEGYNTSNRSAWANQEYMDLVEEGQQTTAESERAELYNEAMQVAHDEAPWVYLDYAEELRGVASRVNGFQVSAISGPYLNLVSLE, encoded by the coding sequence ATGTCATCCCGAGACACAAACGTTTCGCGGAGAAAATTCCTTGGCGCCGCCGGTGGCGCCGCAGTGACGGTCGGCCTCGCCGGCTGTTCCGGTAACGGCGGCGACGGTTCGGACGGGTCTGACGGTTCGGACGGGTCCGATGGCTCGGACGGTTCGGACGGATCTGACGGCTCCGACGGCGGCGAGACCACCCTGCTCCGGTACGGCCGGGGGAGCCACTCGCCGACGCTGGACTTCCAGAACAGTACGAGCGGTGAGGTCGCGAAGGTGACCGAGCAGATCTACGACACGCTGATCAACTTCGAGCCGGGCGCGTCGACGCTCACGGACGGGCTCGCCTCCGACTACTCGCTCGACGGCCAGACGGCGACGCTCACGCTGAAGGAGGGCGTCACCTTCCACAACGGCGAGGAGTTCACCGCGCAGGACTTCGTGGCGACGTACCGCCGCTTCGTCGACTCGGAGTACGAGTACTACGGCGGCGACGACTACGTCTCCGCGTACGGTCCCTTCACGCTCGGCAGCTGGATCGACGAGATCCAGACGGAGGGCGACTACGAACTGACGATCCAGCTCACGCAGACGTACGCGCCGTTCCTGCGCAACCTGGCGATGTTCGCGGCCGCGGTCCACTCCGAGGCCGCCATCGAGGAGTACGGTACCGACCTCTCCGAGAACGCGGTCGGGACCGGCCCGTTCCAGCTCGACACGCTCGACGACACCAACGAGCAGGTCCGTCTCTCCGCGTACGACGACTACTGGGGCGAGGGCCCGGAGATCGACGAGGCCGTGTTCGTCACGGTCGGCGAAAACTCCACGCGCGCGCAGTCGCTCGCGAGCGGCGAACTCGACATCATCGACGGGATCGGCGCGCAGTCGTCCCAGCAGGTCGATGGCGCCGACGGCGTCGAGCTCGTCCGCACCGAGGGGATCAACATCGGCTACATGGCGTTCAACATCGCGGCGGTCGAGCCGTTCCAGGATCGTCGCGTCCGCCAGGCCGTCAGCCACGCGATCAACACGGAAGCGATCGTCAACCAGATCTACTCCGGGTTCGCGACGCAGGCCAGCCAGCCGCTCCCGCCGAACGTAATGGGACACAACGACGACATCGACCCGTACCCGTACGATCTTGAGAAGGCACAGAGCCTGCTTGAGGAGGCGGGCTACGGCGACGGCTTCTCCTTCGAGCTGGCGACGTTCCAGAACCCCCGCGGCTACAACCCCTCGCCGATCCAGACGGCCGAGACGGTCGCGTCCAACCTCGGCGAGGTCGGCATCGAAGTCGAAATCAACCAGCAGTCGTTCTCGCCGTTCCTCGAGTACACCGCGCAGGGTCGTCACGACGCGTGTTTCCTCGGCTGGTACACCGACAACGCCGACCCGGACAACTTCGCGTACGTGCTGCTTCACCCGCAGGTCGACGACAGCGAACTCACCGAGGGACAGGACTGGGTCAGCTTCGACACCGAGGGGTACAACACGAGCAACCGCTCGGCGTGGGCGAACCAGGAGTACATGGACCTCGTCGAAGAGGGCCAGCAGACGACCGCGGAAAGCGAGCGCGCGGAGCTGTACAACGAAGCGATGCAGGTCGCTCACGACGAGGCGCCGTGGGTGTACCTGGACTACGCCGAAGAGCTTCGGGGTGTCGCTAGCCGGGTCAACGGGTTCCAGGTCTCCGCCATCAGCGGTCCGTACCTGAACCTGGTCTCGCTGGAGTAG
- a CDS encoding ABC transporter permease, translating to MFPKRFVLKRLLLLVPVLIGVATLVFSVLHLSPGDPALTIAGERASQEFVERIRSDLGLNDPIWVQYVDFLGNVVRFDFGESYIINRNTTVREVLSNTLPVTLELALYGQLFGILFGIPLGVLSAVKQDTFTDHATRVGALAGISVPIFWSGPLLILLFAQVLGVLPTSGRISSVYNVAEISVTGMVTIDTLIAGNWEMFRSAVRHMFLPSIVIGVYSMALISRMMRSSMLEVVRQDYMRTARAKGQGAKITVLKHGFRNALIPVVTIIGIQFGGLLGGAVLTETVFAIGGIGTLLVEAIEVGDYPIVQGTVLTFAFLFTLVNLVVDITYSYLDPRIQQ from the coding sequence ATGTTTCCAAAGCGATTCGTCCTCAAACGGCTGCTGTTACTCGTCCCGGTCCTGATCGGAGTGGCGACGCTGGTGTTCTCCGTGCTCCACCTCTCGCCGGGAGACCCGGCGCTCACCATCGCCGGGGAGCGCGCGAGCCAGGAGTTCGTCGAGCGCATCCGGTCCGACCTCGGACTCAACGACCCGATATGGGTCCAGTACGTCGACTTCCTCGGGAACGTCGTTCGGTTCGACTTCGGGGAGTCGTACATCATCAACCGGAACACGACCGTCCGGGAAGTGCTCTCGAACACGCTCCCCGTCACGCTCGAACTGGCGCTGTACGGGCAGCTGTTCGGTATCCTGTTCGGTATCCCGCTCGGCGTTCTGAGCGCGGTCAAACAGGACACCTTCACCGACCACGCCACCCGTGTCGGCGCGCTCGCCGGCATCAGCGTCCCGATCTTCTGGAGCGGGCCGCTGCTGATCCTGCTCTTCGCGCAGGTCCTCGGCGTCCTTCCGACCAGCGGCCGGATCTCGTCGGTGTACAACGTCGCCGAGATCAGCGTGACCGGGATGGTGACTATCGACACGCTGATCGCCGGCAACTGGGAGATGTTCCGGTCGGCGGTCAGACACATGTTCCTGCCGTCGATCGTCATCGGCGTCTACTCGATGGCGCTCATCTCGCGGATGATGCGCTCGTCGATGCTGGAGGTCGTCAGGCAAGACTACATGCGAACCGCCCGCGCGAAGGGGCAAGGGGCGAAAATAACCGTCCTGAAACACGGGTTCCGCAACGCGTTGATCCCCGTCGTTACGATCATCGGGATCCAGTTCGGCGGGCTGCTCGGCGGCGCCGTGCTGACCGAGACCGTGTTCGCGATCGGCGGGATCGGGACGCTCCTCGTCGAGGCGATCGAGGTCGGTGACTACCCGATCGTGCAGGGGACTGTCCTCACGTTCGCGTTCCTGTTTACCCTCGTGAACCTCGTCGTCGACATCACCTACTCGTACCTCGATCCGAGGATCCAACAATGA